A genomic window from Bdellovibrio sp. SKB1291214 includes:
- a CDS encoding MBL fold metallo-hydrolase, producing the protein MKIHHLNCISSCPLGGHLMDGISPSSFQRGHLCNHCLLLETNNSLVLVDTGFGTRDVQDPGSRLSSFFLQMLAPEFKGELTAIRQIESLGFDPRDVQDIILTHLDFDHAGGLDDFPQARVHMLDAEKRSAEMQETWLDRQRYRPQQWNYKQNWKTHPSTHGESWFGFKKVTPLPELQDQIALVPLAGHTLGHAGVAINTGGQWLLNAGDAYFYKDEMNYENPNCTPGLEFYQTLMEKDRGQRKDNQRRLREIKKHHGTEVEIFCSHDNRELEELKTLERTPYPLNTGQGKTAQELNSESNHHR; encoded by the coding sequence ATGAAAATTCACCACTTGAACTGTATTTCTTCGTGCCCTCTGGGGGGACATCTCATGGACGGGATTTCCCCCTCGTCTTTTCAACGAGGACATCTTTGTAATCATTGTTTACTCCTAGAGACAAACAATTCGTTGGTCCTCGTCGACACTGGATTTGGCACAAGGGATGTGCAAGATCCAGGGTCGCGCCTTAGTTCTTTTTTCCTGCAAATGTTAGCGCCGGAATTCAAAGGCGAATTGACCGCTATTCGCCAAATAGAAAGTTTGGGATTTGATCCCCGCGATGTTCAGGACATTATTTTAACTCATTTGGATTTCGATCATGCGGGTGGGCTCGATGACTTCCCTCAAGCCCGAGTGCATATGCTGGACGCCGAAAAGCGCAGCGCCGAAATGCAAGAAACATGGTTAGATCGTCAAAGGTATCGGCCTCAACAGTGGAATTATAAACAAAATTGGAAAACTCACCCCAGCACTCATGGGGAAAGTTGGTTTGGATTTAAAAAGGTCACTCCTCTGCCCGAACTTCAAGATCAAATTGCGTTGGTTCCGTTAGCGGGACACACTCTCGGGCATGCGGGTGTTGCCATTAATACTGGAGGACAGTGGCTCCTCAACGCGGGTGATGCCTATTTCTATAAAGACGAAATGAACTACGAGAACCCAAATTGCACGCCGGGCCTAGAATTTTACCAGACACTGATGGAAAAAGACCGGGGTCAAAGAAAAGACAATCAACGCAGGCTTCGCGAGATCAAAAAACATCACGGCACAGAAGTGGAAATATTTTGTTCTCATGATAACAGAGAGCTTGAAGAGCTTAAAACTTTAGAGCGCACGCCCTACCCACTTAACACAGGACAAGGCAAGACGGCGCAAGAATTAAATTCAGAATCGAACCATCATCGCTAA